GGCAAGTTTCGCCACCAGCATGTCCGGTTGACCTTGCAGAATCAGCCGCACATCGACGCCCCGGCGCGCGCAATTGCGGATCTCGCGCAGCAATCGATAGCCGGGGAAAAAGTAGGCATTGGCGATGATCACGCGGCGCTGGGCGCTGCGCAGCACCTGGCGATAAACCTCTTCGATGTCGGTGCGATGGTCGCCGTTGTCGCGATAGACCAGCCGCACCTGGCCGTCATGGTCGCTGAACGCCAGTTCCGAACGCCTCTGCCGGCGCCGCTGCCACCAGTATTTGGCGCGCGCCGGACGACCGGCTTGCAGCAGCGCGAAGTGATGAATGTCGGCGACGGCCGGGCCCTGGATTTCCACCGAGTAATCCTGTTTCGCCTCGGGGCCGAAGTCGGCCAGATGGTCGCCGGAAAAGTTGATCCCGCCGATAAACGCGATGGTGCCGTCGACCACCACGATCTTGCGGTGCAAGCGCCGGAACCAGTTGGTGCGAAAGCCCAGACGCTTCGGCGCCGGGTCGAACATCTGGATGCGCACGCCGGCCTCGCTCAACGCGGTGAGGTAACCGGTGCTCAGCTCGCCACAACCAAAACCGTCGAGGCTGGCGGTGACGCGCACGCCGCGCTGGGCGGCTTCGATCAGCACTTGTTGCAGCTCGTGGCCGACTTTGTCCTCGAAGACGATAAAGGTCTCCAGGAGGATTTCAGTCTTGGCCTCGCGCATCGCCTCGAACACCCGAGGGAAATACGCCTCGCCGTTCTCGAGCATTTTCACCAGGTTATTGCCCTGCCAACCGTACTCAACGTCAACCACGCCGGGCTCGCGCACGGTTGGCGGGGTGGCGATTGGTGCAGCTAAAGGCTCCACGCTGGTTTTTTCCATCGATGGACTGCTCATAACTCGATCTCCACCGAAAGCGGTGCGTGGTCGGAAAGGTGTGACCAGGGCCGTGCCGCCAATACTTGCGGACGGCTGGCCTTGAGGTTGCGTACATAAATTCTGTCCAGGCGTAACAGCGGCAAACGCGCGGGAAAACTGCGCGCCGGTTTGCCATGATGCTCGGCGAATACTTCGCGCAAGCCGCAGGGTTTAAGCAAAGCATCAGCGCGCTGGCGCCAGTCATTGAAGTCGCCGGCGACAATGACCGGGGCATCGCTGGGCAGCTCTTTCAAGCGTTCGGCCAATAACCGTAACTGCTCGGTGCGATGGGTTTCGTGCAGCCCGAGGTGCACGCAAATCGCGTGCACTTCCAGGCCATCGCCCGGCAGGCGCAGCACGCAATGCAAGATGCCGCGGTTTTCGTGGCCGCTGATCGAGACGTCGAGGTTGTCGTGACGAATGATCTGGAATTTCGACAGCAACGCGTTGCCATGATCGCCGTCCGGGTACACCGCGTTGCGCCCGTAGGCGAACTGCGGCCACAAGGTGTCGGCGAGGAATTCGTATTGCGGCATCGTCGGCCAGTTGCTGTAGCGCTGCGGATGTTGTTCGTGGGTGCCGTGCACTTCCTGCAAAAACACCACGTCGGCCGATACGCTGCGCACCGCGTCACGCAATTCCGGGAGGATGAAACGCCGGTTGAGCGCGGTGAAACCTTTGTGGGTGTTGACCGACAGCACGGTAAAGCGGCGCACGGCAGTGAGCACGGTTTGCTGCTCGTCGGTGCTGCCGAGCGGTTCGGTAATGCTCATGCCAGGACTCCTTCAGCGACGGGTTCGCCGGGGCGGGTGGCGAGCGTCTGGTCGAGGTCGAAGCGTTCCAGCAGGCTGCGCGCGTCGAAAGGCGCGCGGACTTTGATGTCGTTGTCGAAATAGCAGAACACTTCGCGGGATTTGCGCGCCTTGGGCTTTTGCTTGGGCGCAATCAGTTGCGGGTCGCCGGGTTGGCTGCCGTGGTTCCACGCCTCGATGCGGTCGCCCCAGCGTTTCAGCGCTTGTGGGGTGTAGCCGCTGGCGTAGAGCTCCTCGGCGCCGTGCAGGCGCAGGTAAACGAAATCGCTGGTGACGTCTTCGCGATACGGCCATTTGCCGCCGGTGTCGGCGATTACCAGCGCAACGTTATGGCGCTTGAGCAGGCGCACAAAAGCTGGGTCGACGAAGCTTTCGTGACGGATTTCCACCGCGTGGCGCAGTGCACGTTTGCCGTGGGCCTTGAGGCTGGCGGGGCCGTGCAAGTGTGAATCGTGTTGGCGGGCGAGGGCGGCGGCTTGGGCAGTGGTGTGGGGCAATTGTTCGAGGAAATGTTCAAACAGCTCGGCGTCGAATTTGAAACTCGGCGGGAACTGCCAGAGGATCGGGCCGAGTTTTTCTTTGAGTTCCAGCACGCCGGAGGCAAAGAAATTCGCCATGGGAATGTGCACGTCGCGCAGACGCTTGATGTGGGTGATGAAGCGCGGCGCCTTGACGCTGAAAACGAAGCCCGGCGGGGTTTCGTTGTACCACTGCACATAGCGCTCGGGCCGTTGCAGGGCGTAGAACGATCCATTGATTTCGATGCTGTTGACGGCCCGTGAAGCGAATTGCAGTTCGCGCTTCTGGGTCAACCCCTTCGGGTAAAACCCCCCGCGCCACGGTGTGTAGCGCCAGCCTGAAATACCAATATGAATCGCCGCCATGTGTGCTCCCGTCGAGTGCCCTCCGTCTTTTGCTGACTGCCGGGCAAACCAGAAGTTTCGACGGGGCTACGGACGGTCAGCGACAACCCGCATCGCCCCTGCAGGAGCAAGACTTGCCCACGAAAGCATCAAATGTAGGAGCGAGGCTTGCCCGCGAAGGCGTCGGCACATTCAGCATTTATGCGACTGACCCACCGCCATCGCGAGCAAGCTCAGCTCCCACATTTGCTCAGGGTTGAATCAGATAGCAATGAATCACCCCGGCCCCTGTGGGAGCCGAGCTTGCTCGCGATGGCGGTGGGTCAGGCACCGCGATGCTGGGTGTGCCGACGCCTTCGCGGGCAAGCCTCGCTCCTACAGGGGTTGGCGGTGATTGACTTTTATCTGATTCAACCTTGGACAAATGTAGGAGTGAGCCTGCTCGCGATGGCGGTGGGTCAGTCGCATCAATGTTGCGAGTGCCGACGCTGTCGGGGGTTATATCTGGGGGAAACCGAACTTGCCGGGCATTTGCCGATCAGTTCCTTACAGACCCTTTTCGAGGAGTTCGGTGTTTTGCTCAAGTTCAAGACTGCGATTTTACTGGGGGCGTTGCTGATTCTGGGCAGCAACGAGTTGGAAGCCGCCGCGTTGCCGGGTATGCCGGCCGCGACAGAAGAGGCCGAAAAACCTGAGCCGCTGGTGCAGGGCGGTTTGCTCGGCGCCATCAGTTCGAGCATCGATGACGTGCAGGACAAACTCGATCTCAACGAAAACCTCGTCGATGCCTGGCGCCTGCGCGCTGATCGCGCTGCTGATGAAGTCGACAAACTGGTCAACCAGCATTCGGCGCGTTCCGGTTGGAGCGTGGCCGGCGATTTCATGATGTTGTCCGGAGTCTGGCTCGGCACGTTTGCCTTGCTTACCGTACTCGGCGGGCTCGCGGCCAGCCGCTTGAGCCAGGGCAAATGGCTGCGCACCCGACAACGCAGCCAGGACCTGCTCGGCTACTTGATGCCGTATACCTTGCCGGCCATCGCCTGCCTGCCGCTGACGCTATACGTCAGCCACTTTCTCCCGGCTTCAGTAGGCCGCGCGCTGGCGCTGTGTTTTGCCTACGCGACCAGCAGCGGCATCTTTTCAACGTCGATATTGCTGTGCGTCATCGTCATGTTCAACACCGGCCACAAACGCCCGGCAGTGCGGATCATCCGCGACTATTGCCCGAAACCGCTGTTCCTGATCGGCTTCCTCGCCGCGCTCAGCGACGCCTTGACCAGCCCGCAGATCGCCCGGCAACTGGGCGGCAACATCACCAGCAGCGTCGCGGTGTTCACCGGGCTGTTCGCCTCGATCATCTTCGGGTTGCTGGTGATTCGCCTGCGACGCCCGGTCGCGCACCTGATCCGCAACCGTCCGCTGAGCCAACGCCTGAAACAACCGTCATTGCAGGAATCGCTGCGAATCTTTTCCGGGCTCTGGTATTGGCCGATCCTGCTGATGGTGATGGTCTCGGCGATCAACCTGATCGGCGTCGGCGAGGACAACCAGAAAGCCCTGCGCTGTGCGTTGTTCACCACCATTTTGCTGATTACCACGGTGTTCCTCAGCACGATTTTCCAGCACCTGTTCAAGTCGCGAAAAGCCGAGCGGCTGCAGCGCAGCAGTGCCTACAAGGAACGTTTTCTCAGTTTGCTGCACGCCTTGCTGCGCATCGTGATGGCCGTGGCGTTCATCGAGATTCTCGGGCGCATCTGGGGCGTGTCGCTGTTTGAATTCGCCGAGCAGAATTCGATTGGCCGGGCGATCAGCAATTCGCTGAGCAGCATCGGTTTGATCCTGTTGGTGACGTGGCTGTTCTGGGTGGTGCTCGACACCGCGATCCAGGAAGCGCTGAAACCGCCGGTCAACAAACGCTCGGCGCGTCAGCCGAGTACGCGGGTCAAAACCATCCTGCCGCTGCTGCGCAACGCGATCAAAATCATCCTCGTGGTGATTTGCGCGATCACCACCATGGCCAATCTGGGGATCAACGTCGCGCCGCTGCTGGCCGGTGCCGGGGTGGTTGGTCTGGCGATCGGTTTCGGTTCGCAGCAGTTGGTTCAAGACGTGATCACCGGCCTGTTCATCATCATCGAAGACACACTGTCGATTGGCGATTGGGTGGTGCTCGATTCCGGCCACGCCGGCACTGTCGAAGGGCTGACCATTCGCACCTTGCGCCTGCGCGACGGCAAGGGCTTTGTGCATTCGGTGCCGTTCGGCCAGATCAAGGCTGTGACCAACCAATCGCGGCAGTTTGCCTATGCGTTCTTCTCGGTGCAGTTCACTTATGACACCGACGTCGACAAGGCCATCGAGCTGATTCGCGAGGCCGGGGATTCGATCCGCGACGACACGTTCCTCAAGTACAACCTGCAAGGGCCGCTCGATGTATTTGGCGTCGACAAGATGGACCTGAATGGCGTGGTGCTGACGGCGCAATTCCGGACTGTGTCGGGTGGCCAATATGCGGTGAGCCGCGCGTTCAATCAGCGCTTGAAGAAGCTTGTGGATAACAGCCCGTGGGTCCACTTCGCGCAGACTTATCCACAGCAGGTTTTGCTCCCGCATCGGCCGGCTGGCGAACAGGTCGAACCGGCGACGGAAAACTCCGCGGTGCTGCTGCCAGAACAACCGCGCCCGCAATGAGTTGCGTTGACGCTGCCGGCCTCATCGCGAGCGAGCTCGCTCCCACATTGATTCGCTGGCGATCACCAAACCTGTGGGAGCGAGCTTGCTCGCGATAGGGCCAGCCCCGCCAACATCAATGACGGGTCAGTTTGCTGTGCACCTGCGCCGCTGCCGGCAGGTCAAGTTCCAGCCAATTGATTTGCTTGCCGGCAATCACCGCCGCCGCTGGCAAGCCGTCGCGGTACACCAGCCGATTGCTCGCCAGCGCCGGGACTTTCGCGCCGGGCAGTAACGTGCCGGCGAGGTTCAGCGGATCGACTCCACACACCGCCACCAGGCTGCCGTCATGCGGGCGGCGGCGCACGTCGCGCAGCAGCGGAATGGCTTCCGGCAGCGCAAATTGTTCGCCGGCCAAACCACTGACAAAACGCCCGCCACGAATCTCGCCGCGCGCCTCCAGTCGATGAAAAGTACGCAGCAATTCCCGCCAACTCGGCAGCCAATCCGCTTCGCGCTCAAGCAAACGCCAGAACACCACGCCATAGCGGCGCAGCAATGTCATGGCGATGTGTTCCAGCGTCTCGTGCGGCATCGGTGCCGGGCGTTGGTTGTCGATAATCGGCGCCGGCGCGCCACGGCGCAGCAAGGCCCAGCGCCCGGCGTCGTCCATGCCGCCGACAAACGCGCCGCGCCCTCGACGACTGCTGCGCTGCTGGCGTTTGCTCGCGGGAGTAATCAATGCGCGCAGCCCGGCAAAACTGTCAGCGTTCACCAGCCCGGCGCCGACCAGTTCCTGCAAGGCGATTTCCAGTTCCGCGCGCAACAAGTGCGCTTCGTGAATCAACTCGTCGAAAAACAACGCGCCGTGCTGGCTCAGCGCCTCGAAGACTTTCCGGGTTTTCGGCGACAGTTCGCTGACCGGCGTCTGTTCAGTCAAACCACTCCACAACCCGACCTGACTGCGCGGCAACAACAGAATCGGCGTGCTGCGCAATGCCGTGCTCGCGCTTTTGCTGCGCGTGGTCAGGCGCGTCCACACCAGTTTGCCGCTGCGGCACAAGTCATCCAGCCAACTCGCCGAATAGTCCTTGAGCCGCGCCGGCAGAATGTCGCTGTCCCACGCCGAAGCGGCAGCGGGGTAGCCTTCAAACTGGCTGATGATCGACGGCAACACCGCGCTGCCCTGGCCCTGCGTGGTGCTCGACAGATGCTGCCAGTCGAACAGAAACCGCATGAAATCCTGCAACGCCACCGGCTCGATTTCCCGGCGCAGACGCTTGACCGTGTAGCGATGAATGCGTGCGAGCAAATGCCGCTCGCACCATTCGTCCTGCTCGGCGCCGGGGGTGAAGTGCCCGCGCAGCACATAGCCTTCACTTTCCAGGCGCGCGAGGGCCTGGCTGACGTCGTTGCTCGCCAGACCCAACGGTTCGGCAATCGCCGGCAGCGGCAGCGGGCCGAAAGCACTGAGGCGCGCGCGGATCACTTCCAGCAACGCTTCATCGGCCTCCCACACTTCATCAAAACCGTGCAGCGCTTGCAGCGGCGGAGCCAATTTTGCCTGTGGATAAACCGCCTGCAGCAGCGTCAGGCGTTCCAGCGCCAGCCAAACGGATTGTTCCTGATTGATCTGCAAACGGCTGGCGCGGCCACTCTTGGCCAAGGCATCGAGCCATTCGCGCCACTGTGGATTGACCTGCGCTTCGGCCTCGGTGATGCACGCGAGGCTCATCAACGCCTCGTGCATTTCATCGACGCGGGTCGGCGCCGGCCAGGCCTCGTCGCGCACCGCTTGAATCGCTTCGCCATCGAGTGCGCCGAGGTCATCGGTGGACTGCGGATCGGTCCAGCGCCGGTTGAGCACCGCTTGCGTGCGGCGTTCTTCCAGCGGGGCGTCGTCGAGAAAAGTGTAGGGCCGCGCGCTGAGAATTTCGGCGGCGAGCGGCGAGGGCG
The window above is part of the Pseudomonas prosekii genome. Proteins encoded here:
- the clsB gene encoding cardiolipin synthase ClsB, with the translated sequence MSSPSMEKTSVEPLAAPIATPPTVREPGVVDVEYGWQGNNLVKMLENGEAYFPRVFEAMREAKTEILLETFIVFEDKVGHELQQVLIEAAQRGVRVTASLDGFGCGELSTGYLTALSEAGVRIQMFDPAPKRLGFRTNWFRRLHRKIVVVDGTIAFIGGINFSGDHLADFGPEAKQDYSVEIQGPAVADIHHFALLQAGRPARAKYWWQRRRQRRSELAFSDHDGQVRLVYRDNGDHRTDIEEVYRQVLRSAQRRVIIANAYFFPGYRLLREIRNCARRGVDVRLILQGQPDMLVAKLAARMTYDYLLKAGVQIYEYCDRPLHGKVALVDEDWSTVGSSNLDPLSLSMNLEANVLIRDHAFNRDLFERLEELSNNHCKAMSPEKAPRGRVWHMTVGFLVFHFLRHFPAWAGWLPAHKPRLKPFIHKTGSDHP
- a CDS encoding endonuclease/exonuclease/phosphatase family protein, encoding MSITEPLGSTDEQQTVLTAVRRFTVLSVNTHKGFTALNRRFILPELRDAVRSVSADVVFLQEVHGTHEQHPQRYSNWPTMPQYEFLADTLWPQFAYGRNAVYPDGDHGNALLSKFQIIRHDNLDVSISGHENRGILHCVLRLPGDGLEVHAICVHLGLHETHRTEQLRLLAERLKELPSDAPVIVAGDFNDWRQRADALLKPCGLREVFAEHHGKPARSFPARLPLLRLDRIYVRNLKASRPQVLAARPWSHLSDHAPLSVEIEL
- a CDS encoding DUF72 domain-containing protein, translated to MAAIHIGISGWRYTPWRGGFYPKGLTQKRELQFASRAVNSIEINGSFYALQRPERYVQWYNETPPGFVFSVKAPRFITHIKRLRDVHIPMANFFASGVLELKEKLGPILWQFPPSFKFDAELFEHFLEQLPHTTAQAAALARQHDSHLHGPASLKAHGKRALRHAVEIRHESFVDPAFVRLLKRHNVALVIADTGGKWPYREDVTSDFVYLRLHGAEELYASGYTPQALKRWGDRIEAWNHGSQPGDPQLIAPKQKPKARKSREVFCYFDNDIKVRAPFDARSLLERFDLDQTLATRPGEPVAEGVLA
- a CDS encoding mechanosensitive ion channel family protein produces the protein MLKFKTAILLGALLILGSNELEAAALPGMPAATEEAEKPEPLVQGGLLGAISSSIDDVQDKLDLNENLVDAWRLRADRAADEVDKLVNQHSARSGWSVAGDFMMLSGVWLGTFALLTVLGGLAASRLSQGKWLRTRQRSQDLLGYLMPYTLPAIACLPLTLYVSHFLPASVGRALALCFAYATSSGIFSTSILLCVIVMFNTGHKRPAVRIIRDYCPKPLFLIGFLAALSDALTSPQIARQLGGNITSSVAVFTGLFASIIFGLLVIRLRRPVAHLIRNRPLSQRLKQPSLQESLRIFSGLWYWPILLMVMVSAINLIGVGEDNQKALRCALFTTILLITTVFLSTIFQHLFKSRKAERLQRSSAYKERFLSLLHALLRIVMAVAFIEILGRIWGVSLFEFAEQNSIGRAISNSLSSIGLILLVTWLFWVVLDTAIQEALKPPVNKRSARQPSTRVKTILPLLRNAIKIILVVICAITTMANLGINVAPLLAGAGVVGLAIGFGSQQLVQDVITGLFIIIEDTLSIGDWVVLDSGHAGTVEGLTIRTLRLRDGKGFVHSVPFGQIKAVTNQSRQFAYAFFSVQFTYDTDVDKAIELIREAGDSIRDDTFLKYNLQGPLDVFGVDKMDLNGVVLTAQFRTVSGGQYAVSRAFNQRLKKLVDNSPWVHFAQTYPQQVLLPHRPAGEQVEPATENSAVLLPEQPRPQ